One window from the genome of Candidatus Zixiibacteriota bacterium encodes:
- a CDS encoding aldehyde dehydrogenase family protein, which produces MSEPRTFLNLIKGEWVRSKSGKTYDNINPANTDEVVGVFQKSNAEDVKDAIDAAAEAYKSWRLVPAPKRGDILFKVAARLQKEKENLARDMTREMGKILDEARGDVQEAIDMAFYMAGEGRRLFGQTTPSELRNKFNMSIRQPLGVCAFITPWNFPMAIPSWKIMPALVAGNTVVIKPATDTPLSVVNLVRIMHEEGVPAGVVNVVTGSGGALGEPLIRDPRVRVVSFTGSTEVGRKIAEMCAPQFKHTCLEMGGKNVQIVMDDAKLELAVEGALWGAFGTTGQRCTATSRIVCHKDAVKKFTEMMVERARAIRIGNGLDAKTQMGPHINKDQLETSLGYVEIAKGEGAKLLCGGQRVTGGSYDKGWFIQPTIFGEVTQSMRIWREEVFGPVLSIAVCRNFDEAIEMANDTAYGLSASIYTQDINKAYTAMRDVYTGIFYVNAPTTGAEIHLPFGGTKETGNGHREAATAALDVFTEWKSVFVDFSGVLQRAQIDNA; this is translated from the coding sequence ATGAGTGAGCCGAGAACTTTCCTGAATCTCATCAAGGGCGAGTGGGTGCGGTCGAAGTCGGGCAAGACGTACGACAACATCAACCCGGCCAACACGGATGAAGTGGTCGGCGTTTTTCAGAAATCGAACGCCGAGGATGTGAAAGACGCGATTGATGCCGCGGCCGAGGCCTACAAGTCCTGGCGCCTCGTGCCGGCCCCCAAGCGGGGAGATATCCTGTTCAAAGTGGCGGCCCGCCTGCAGAAAGAGAAAGAGAATCTGGCGCGCGACATGACGCGCGAGATGGGGAAAATCCTCGACGAGGCGCGCGGAGACGTGCAGGAAGCGATCGACATGGCTTTCTACATGGCCGGGGAAGGGCGGCGGCTGTTCGGTCAGACGACCCCCTCGGAGTTGCGCAACAAGTTCAACATGTCGATCCGCCAGCCGCTGGGCGTGTGCGCGTTCATCACGCCGTGGAATTTCCCGATGGCGATTCCCTCGTGGAAGATTATGCCGGCCCTGGTGGCCGGGAACACGGTGGTGATCAAGCCGGCGACGGACACGCCGCTGTCGGTGGTTAACCTGGTGCGGATCATGCACGAGGAAGGGGTGCCGGCCGGCGTGGTCAACGTCGTAACCGGCTCGGGCGGAGCGCTGGGCGAACCGCTCATCCGCGACCCCCGCGTGCGCGTGGTGTCGTTCACCGGGTCGACCGAAGTGGGGAGGAAGATTGCCGAGATGTGCGCCCCGCAGTTCAAGCACACGTGTCTGGAGATGGGCGGCAAGAATGTCCAGATCGTGATGGATGACGCCAAGCTGGAGCTGGCGGTGGAAGGGGCGCTGTGGGGGGCGTTCGGGACGACCGGGCAACGCTGCACGGCGACCAGCCGGATCGTGTGCCACAAGGACGCGGTCAAGAAGTTCACCGAGATGATGGTGGAGCGGGCCCGGGCGATCCGGATCGGCAACGGGCTCGACGCGAAGACGCAGATGGGTCCGCACATAAACAAGGACCAGTTGGAGACTTCGCTCGGCTACGTGGAGATCGCCAAGGGGGAGGGCGCGAAGCTCCTGTGCGGCGGGCAGCGGGTGACGGGGGGCTCGTACGACAAGGGATGGTTCATTCAGCCCACCATTTTCGGCGAGGTGACGCAGTCGATGCGGATCTGGCGGGAGGAGGTGTTCGGGCCGGTGCTGTCGATCGCCGTGTGCCGCAATTTTGACGAGGCGATCGAGATGGCCAACGACACCGCCTACGGGCTGTCGGCCTCGATTTACACGCAGGATATCAACAAGGCGTACACGGCGATGCGCGACGTGTACACGGGGATTTTCTATGTCAATGCGCCGACGACCGGGGCCGAGATCCACCTGCCGTTCGGCGGGACGAAAGAGACCGGCAACGGCCACCGCGAGGCGGCCACGGCGGCGCTGGACGTGTTCACGGAGTGGAAGTCGGTGTTTGTCGATTTCTCGGGCGTGTTGCAGCGCGCGCAGATCGACAACGCCTGA